The proteins below are encoded in one region of Lentisphaera araneosa HTCC2155:
- the ndk gene encoding nucleoside-diphosphate kinase has translation MYEKSLIIIKPDGVQRGLVGNIITRFENAGLKIHGMKFVQPTQEMARAHYSEHVDKGFYPTVEEYILSGPVLVFALGGINSVKKIRLMVGATEPASSAPGTIRGDFAHQSYPAPGEPDDKPIRNLIHASGSSEEAVTEVKLWFNDDEIIEYGKITDELLAF, from the coding sequence ATGTACGAAAAATCACTTATCATCATCAAACCTGACGGCGTCCAACGCGGTCTCGTAGGCAACATCATCACTCGTTTCGAGAATGCTGGTCTTAAAATCCACGGAATGAAATTTGTTCAGCCTACGCAAGAAATGGCTCGTGCTCACTACTCAGAACACGTTGATAAAGGTTTTTACCCAACTGTTGAAGAATATATCCTCTCGGGCCCTGTTCTCGTTTTCGCTCTTGGCGGTATTAACTCAGTGAAAAAAATTCGTCTTATGGTTGGCGCAACTGAGCCTGCATCTTCTGCTCCAGGCACAATTCGTGGCGACTTTGCTCACCAATCTTACCCAGCTCCAGGGGAGCCTGATGACAAACCAATCCGCAACCTCATCCACGCTTCTGGCTCTTCTGAAGAAGCTGTTACAGAAGTAAAACTCTGGTTCAATGATGACGAAATCATTGAATATGGAAAAATCACGGACGAACTCCTCGCTTTTTAA